From a region of the Theobroma cacao cultivar B97-61/B2 chromosome 8, Criollo_cocoa_genome_V2, whole genome shotgun sequence genome:
- the LOC18591834 gene encoding E3 ubiquitin-protein ligase UPL1, which translates to MASIRSTLPSRLRQLLSGETSTGPSIKVDSEPPPQIKSFIDKVIQSPLQDIAIPLSGFRWEYSKGNFHHWRPLFLHFDTYFKTYLSCRNDLLLSDKILEDDSPFPKHAVLQILRVMQTISENCHNKSSFDGLEHFKLLLSSTDPEILIATLETLSALVKINPSKVHGSGKLIGCGSVNSYLLSLAQGWGSKEEGLGLYSCVLANERTQEEGLSLFPSDLEHDGDKSQHRIGSSLYFELHGLNTQGTEESSGNVSSTSRVIHMPDLHLQKEDDLLIMKQCIEQYNVPTELRFSLLTRIRYAHAFRSPRICRLYSRICLLAFIVLVQSNDANDELTSFFANEPEYTNELIRIVRSEETIPGTIRTLAMLALGAQLAAYSASHDRARILSGSSISFTVGNRMILLNVLQKAVLSLKSSSDPSSLAFIEALLQFYLLHIVSSSASGSNIRGSGMVPTFLPLLEDSDPNHMHLVYLAVKALQKLMDYSSSAVSLLRELGGVELLAQRLQIEVQRVIGTSGGNDNSMIIGECSRYNDDQLYSQKRLIKVLLKALGSATYAPANSTRPQSPQDSSLPGTLSLIYGNADKFGGDIYCSAVTVMSEIIHKDPTCLPALLELGLPDAFLSSVLSGVLPSSKAITCVPNGLGAICLNAKGLEAVKETSALRFLVDIFTSKKYVLAMNEAIVPLANAVEELLRHVSSLRSSGVDIIIEIVNKIASFGDSSSFSGSSVEKVIGSTAMETDSEDKGNEGHCCLVGAVDSVTEGISDEQFLQLCILHLMVLLHRTTENSETCRLFVEKSGIEALLKLLLRPIIVQSSEGMSIALHSTMVFKGFTQHHSAPLARAFCSSLREHLKKALTGFGAASASFLLDPRMMPDDGVFSPLFLVEFLLFLAASKDNRWISALLTELGNGSKDVLEDIGLVHREILWQIALLEDAKLEMEDDGASASSAESQQRESSASDTEEQRLNSFRQFLDPLLRRRTPGWSIESQFFDLINLYRDLGRATGFQQRLGTDGSNMRFGANHSTSSDASGSVNKKEYDKQRSYHTSCCDMVRSLSFHITHLFQELGKVMLLPSRRRDDTVNASPASKSVASSFASTALDHMNFGGHVNSSGSEASISTKCRYFGKVIDFIDSVLLDRPDSCNSIMLNCLYGRGVVQSVLTTFEATSQLLFAVNRAPASPMDTDDGNVKQDEKEDGDHAWIYGPLASYGKLMDHLVTSSFILSPFTKHLLVQPLASGDVPFPRDAETFVKVLQSMVLKAVLPVWIHPQFTDCSYDFITTVISIIRHIYSGVEVKNVTSSNSARIAGPPPNETTIATIVEMGFSRSRAEEALRQVGSNSVELAMEWLFSHPEETQEDDELARALAMSLGNSESDTNVDVANDSSQQLEEEMVQLPPVEELLSTCTKLLQMKEPLAFPVRDLLVLICSQNDGQYRSSVISFILDQVRDSSSASDSRNNSLLSAFFHVLALILHEDMGAREIASKTGLVKLVTDLLSEWDSSSVDKAKRQVPKWVTTAFLALDRLLQVDQKLNSDIVEQLKGENLSSQQTSVSIDEEKKNKLHSSIESPRHMDIHEQNRLIEIACSCIRNQFPSETMHAVLQLCSTLTRTHSVAVCFLDGGGVSSLLSLPTSSLFPGFDNIAATIIRHVLEDPQTLQQAMEAEIKHSLVAMANRHSNGRVSPRNFLVNLSSVISRDPVIFMLAVKSVCQVEMVGDRPYIVLIKDRDKDKCKEKEKDKEKASDKDKTQQNDGKGNLCNMNLAGPGNGHGKFNDPNSKSVKMHRKSPQSFVNVIELLLDSVSAFVPPLTDDVRTEVPVDAPSSTDMEIDVAAVKGKGKAIATVSEENEVSVLDASASLAKIVFILKLLTEILLMYASSVHVLLRRDGELSSCRVPHQRGSTGLSIGGIFHHILHRFIPYSRNSKKERKIDGDWRHKLATRASQFLVASCVRSVEARKRVFTEINCVFNDFVDSSDGFKPPSSDMQTFVDLLNDILVARTPTGSCISAEASATFIDVGLVASLTRTLEVLDLDHAESPKVVTGLIKALELVTKEHVHSADSSAIKGENSVKPTDHNQSGRADNIVDASQSMEVASQSNHDAVAADGVESFNTVQNYGGSEAVTDDMEHDQDLDGGFAPATEDDYMQETSEDARGLENGVETVGIHFEIQPHEQENLDDDEDEEMSGDDGDEVDEDEDEDDEDHNDLEEDDVHHLSHPDTDQDDHEIDDDEFDDEVLEEDDEDDGDDEGGVILRLEEGINGMDVFDHIEVFGRDHSFANETLHVMPVEVFGSRRQGRTTSIYSLLGRSGENSAPSRHPLLLGPSSLRSASQRQSENAHDMILSDRNSDSTSSRLDTIFRSLRNGRHSHRLNLWVDESQQSSGSSAATVPQGLEELLVSQLRRPVSVKSSDHNTSTVEPQTHGEGSQLQESGAGARPENLVENNVNNENANAPPSAAVDTSVNADVRPAVNDSLQGTDATSIHSQSVEMQFEQNDAAVRDVEAVSQESSGSGATLGESLRSLDVEIGSADGHDDGGERQGSSDRTPDPQAARVRRTNVSFGNSTAAGGRDAPLHSVTEVSENSSREADQDSTAAEQQINSDAASGSIDPAFLDALPEELRAEVLSAQQGQVAQPSSAEQQNSGDIDPEFLAALPPDIRAEVLAQQQAQRLHQSQELEGQPVEMDTVSIIATFPSDLREEVLLTSSDAILANLTPALVAEANMLRERFAHRYHNRALFGMYPRNRRGESSRRSEGIGSSLDRMGGSIVSRRSVSAKIIEAEGAPLVGTEALQAMVRLLRIVQPLYKGSLQKLLLNLCAHNETRTALVKILMDMLMLDARKPGSYSNAIEPPYRLYGCQNNVMYSRPQHFDGVPPLVSRRVLETLTYLARNHPYVAKILLQFRLPLPTQQELRNIDQSRGKALMTEEQREGYISIALLLSLLNQPLYLRSIAHLEQLLNLLDVIIDHVERKPRSSEKSRASSTEQIPALQISMSDADITAEKHDAPEVADSSTPSTSGVSNECDAQTVLTNLPRAELRLLCSLLAREGLSDNAYGLVAEVMKKLVAIAPSHCHLFISELADAVQNLIKSAMDELRMFGEAVKALLSTTSSDGAAILRVLQALSSLVASLTEKEKDLQLLPDMERSSALSQVWDINAALEPLWIELSTCISKIESFSDSAPDLLAPSKTSISRQSGVTPPLPAGTQNILPYIESFFVMCEKLHPAQPGSGHDFGMAALSDVEDASTSTGQQKTAGPVSKFDEKHVAFVKFSEKHRKLLNAFIRQNPGLLEKSFSLMLKVPRFVDFDNKRAHFRSKIKHQHDHHHSPLRISVRRAYILEDSYNQLRMRSTQDLKGRLTVHFQGEEGIDAGGLTREWYQLLSRVIFDKGALLFTTVGNESTFQPNPNSVYQTEHLSYFKFVGRVVGKALFDGQLLDVHFTRSFYKHILGVKVTYHDIEAIDPDYFKNLKWMLENDISDVLDLTFSIDADEEKLILYERTQVTDYELIPGGRNIKVTEENKHQYVDLVAEHRLTTAIRPQINAFLEGFNELIPRELISIFNDKELELLISGLPDIDLDDMRANTEYSGYSAASPVIQWFWEVVQGFSKEDKARLLQFVTGTSKVPLEGFTALQGISGSQKFQIHKAYGSPDHLPSAHTCFNQLDLPEYPSKEHLEERLLLAIHEANEGFGFG; encoded by the exons CCATCTGACTTAGAACATGATGGTGACAAGTCTCAACACCGGATTGGTTCTAGCCTTTATTTTGAATTGCATGGGCTCAATACTCAAGGCACTGAAGAAAGCAGTGGCAATGTGAGTTCCACTTCGAGAGTCATACACATGCCAGATCTACATTTGCAAAAGGAGGATGATCTGTTAATAATGAAGCAATGTATTGAGCAGTACAATGTGCCTACTGAGCTCCGGTTTTCATTGCTAACAAGAATTAGATATGCGCATGCCTTTCGGTCGCCCAGGATATGCAGGCTGTACAGCAGGATTTGCCTTCTTGCATTTATTGTGCTTGTTCAGTCTAATGATGCTAATGATGAGCTGACATCATTTTTCGCAAATGAACCAGAGTATACAAATGAATTAATAAGGATTGTGCGGTCAGAAGAAACTATTCCTGGAACTATTAGAACTCTTGCGATGCTTGCGTTGGGAGCACAGTTAGCTGCATACTCAGCATCTCATGACCGGGCTCGAATTTTGAGTGGGTCAAGTATTAGTTTTACTGTAGGAAATCGAATGATTCTCCTGAATGTGCTCCAGAAGGCAGTTCTGTCACTGAAAAGCTCCAGTGATCCATCATCTCTTGCTTTTATTGAGGCTCTTCTTCAGTTCTATCTGCTTCATATTGTGTCATCCTCTGCATCTGGGAGTAATATTAGAGGGTCAGGAATGGTTCCAACCTTTTTACCTCTTTTGGAGGATTCTGACCCAAATCATATGCATCTTGTCTATTTGGCTGTAAAAGCTCTACAAAAGCTCATGGATTACAGTAGTTCAGCTGTGTCGTTGCTTAGAGAACTGGGTGGAGTAGAGCTTTTGGCTCAGAGGCTACAGATAGAAGTGCAAAGAGTTATTGGTACGTCTGGGGGAAATGATAATTCAATGATTATTGGTGAATGCTCAAGATACAATGATGACCAGTTGTACTCCCAAAAGAGGCTTATCAAGGTGCTTTTGAAGGCTCTAGGTTCTGCTACATATGCCCCAGCAAACTCAACTAGGCCGCAGAGTCCTCAAGACAGTTCTCTGCCTGGTACTTTATCACTCATATATGGGAATGCAGATAAATTTGGAGGTGATATTTACTGCTCAGCTGTGACTGTTATGAGTGAAATTATCCATAAAGATCCAACTTGTCTTCCGGCACTTCTTGAGCTAGGTCTTCCAGATGCCTTTTTATCTTCAGTGTTATCTGGAGTACTTCCATCTTCAAAGGCTATAACATGTGTTCCAAATGGCCTTGGTGCCATTTGTCTTAATGCCAAAGGCTTGGAGGCAGTGAAAGAAACTTCGGCATTGCGATTCCTTGTTGACATCTTTACCAGCAAGAAGTATGTGCTGGCAATGAATGAAGCAATTGTTCCTTTGGCCAATGCAGTTGAAGAGCTTTTGCGCCACGTATCTTCTTTGAGAAGCAGTGGTGTTGATATAATCATTgaaattgtaaataaaatagCTTCCTTTGGGGACAGCAGTAGCTTTTCTGGGTCATCTGTAGAAAAAGTTATTGGGAGCACTGCAATGGAAACTGATTCTGAAGACAAAGGAAATGAAGGGCATTGTTGTCTGGTTGGTGCAGTGGATTCTGTAACTGAAGGAATCAGTGATGAGCAGTTTCTTCAATTGTGCATTTTGCATCTGATGGTTTTGCTTCATAGAACAACAGAGAATTCTGAAACATGTCGCCTATTTGTGGAGAAATCAGGAATTGAGGCTTTACTGAAACTTCTTTTAAGGCCCATTATCGTACAGTCATCTGAGGGGATGTCTATTGCTTTACATAGCACCATGGTTTTCAAAGGGTTTACTCAGCATCATTCTGCTCCTCTTGCACGTGCCTTCTGTTCATCTCTTAGGGAACATTTGAAGAAAGCTTTGACTGGATTTGGTGCAGCTTCAGCCTCCTTTTTACTGGATCCTAGGATGATGCCTGATGATGGAGTCTTTTCTCCCCTTTTTCTTGTCGAATTCCTTCTATTTCTTGCTGCTTCTAAAGATAATCGTTGGATTAGTGCTTTGCTTACAGAACTTGGTAATGGCAGCAAAGATGTTCTGGAAGACATTGGTCTTGTCCATCGTGAAATTTTATGGCAGATTGCTCTCCTTGAAGATGCCAAGCTTGAAATGGAGGATGATGGTGCTAGTGCTAGTTCTGCTGAGTCACAACAACGGGAATCTAGTGCAAGTGATACTGAAGAGCAAAGGTTGAACTCCTTTAGGCAGTTTCTTGATCCATTATTAAGGAGAAGGACACCAGGATGGAGTATTGAATCCCAGTTCTTTGACCTAATAAACCTTTATCGTGACCTTGGCCGTGCTACTGGCTTTCAACAGAGATTAGGTACTGATGGTTCAAACATGCGGTTTGGAGCCAATCATTCTACTTCATCAGATGCCTCTGGATCTGTCAATAAGAAGGAATATGACAAGCAGAGGTCATATCACACCTCTTGCTGTGATATGGTGAGGTCACTTTCCTTCCACATAACCCATTTGTTTCAAGAGTTGGGAAAAGTGATGTTACTTCCTTCTCGTCGTCGGGATGATACTGTTAATGCATCCCCTGCATCAAAATCTGTTGCTTCTAGTTTTGCCTCTACTGCATTGGATCATATGAACTTTGGAGGTCATGTGAATTCTTCAGGCTCAGAAGCATCCATATCGACAAAGTGTCGCTACTTTGGTAAGGTTATTGATTTCATTGATAGCGTTCTTCTGGATAGGCCTGATTCCTGCAATTCAATTATGCTAAATTGCTTATATGGACGTGGAGTTGTTCAATCAGTATTGACAACTTTTGAAGCTACCAGTCAATTACTATTTGCGGTTAATAGGGCCCCAGCATCTCCAATGGATACAGATGATGGTAATGTAAAGCAGGATGAAAAAGAAGATGGAGATCATGCATGGATTTATGGTCCATTAGCTAGCTATGGTAAACTTATGGATCATCTGGTGACGTCTTCTTTCATCTTATCTCCATTCACCAAACACCTGCTTGTTCAACCACTTGCGAGTGGAGATGTCCCTTTTCCTAGGGATGCTGAAACTTTTGTGAAGGTGCTTCAATCCATGGTGCTTAAGGCAGTGCTTCCAGTTTGGATTCACCCACAGTTTACTGACTGCAGTTATGATTTTATCACTACAGTTATATCTATCATTAGGCACATTTACTCTGGTGTTGAAGTGAAAAATGTTACCAGCAGCAATAGTGCTCGTATTGCTGGGCCTCCTCCAAATGAAACAACTATAGCAACAATTGTAGAGATGGGATTTTCCAGGTCTAGGGCAGAAGAAGCTTTGAGGCAAGTTGGATCTAATAGTGTGGAGTTGGCAATGGAGTGGTTATTTTCCCATCCAGAGGAAACCCAGGAGGATGATGAACTTGCTCGTGCACTTGCCATGTCCCTTGGGAACTCTGAATCTGACACAAATGTAGATGTTGCAAATGACAGTAGCCAGCAACTTGAAGAAGAGATGGTCCAACTTCCTCCTGTTGAGGAGTTGTTGTCAACATGTACAAAGCTGCTTCAGATGAAAGAACCTCTAGCATTCCCAGTTAGGGACCTTCTTGTATTGATATGCTCCCAAAATGATGGTCAATATAGGTCCAGTGTCATTTCCTTCATTCTTGACCAAGTGAGAGATTCTAGTTCTGCTTCTGATAGCAGAAACAATTCACTGCTCTCTGCTTTTTTCCATGTTCTTGCTTTAATTCTTCACGAGGATATGGGGGCACGGGAAATTGCCTCAAAAACTGGACTGGTAAAACTTGTGACTGATTTACTTTCAGAGTGGGACTCCAGTTCAGTTGACAAGGCAAAACGCCAAGTTCCAAAATGGGTAACAACTGCTTTCCTTGCTCTTGATAGGCTGCTTCAGGTGGATCAAAAATTGAATTCTGATATTGTTGAGCAGTTGAAAGGGGAAAATCTTAGTAGCCAGCAGACATCTGTCAGTATTGAtgaggagaagaaaaataagttGCATTCGTCAATTGAATCACCAAGACATATGGATATTCATGAGCAGAACAGACTAATTGAGATTGCTTGTAGCTGTATAAGGAACCAGTTTCCATCTGAGACAATGCATGCTGTTCTGCAGCTATGTTCTACTCTGACTAGAACCCATTCAGTTGCTGTTTGTTTTCTTGATGGTGGGGGTGTAAGTTCTCTTCTTTCGTTGCCAACAAGTAGTCTCTTTCCTGGGTTTGACAATATTGCTGCTACCATTATCCGTCATGTCCTTGAAGATCCTCAAACCTTGCAGCAGGCAATGGAAGCTGAGATAAAGCACAGTCTTGTGGCTATGGCCAACAGGCATTCAAATGGAAGGGTCAGTCCACGTAATTTCCTTGTCAACCTTAGTTCTGTGATTTCTCGCGATCCAGTAATATTTATGCTGGCTGTTAAGTCTGTCTGCCAAGTTGAGATGGTTGGTGACAGACCTTACATTGTTTTGATTAAAGACCGTGACAAAGATAAATGTaaggagaaggaaaaggaCAAGGAGAAAGCATCAGACAAAGATAAAACACAACAAAATGATGGGAAGGGTAATTTGTGCAATATGAACTTGGCAGGTCCTGGGAATGGGCATGGAAAATTTAATGATCCAAATTCCAAGTCAGTTAAAATGCATAGAAAATCTCCTCAAAGCTTTGTAAATGTGATTGAGCTTCTTTTGGATTCAGTCAGTGCTTTTGTACCTCCCTTGACAGATGATGTTAGAACAGAGGTGCCTGTTGATGCACCATCATCAACTGATATGGAAATTGATGTTGCTGCTGTCAAGGGTAAAGGAAAAGCCATTGCAACTGTGTCTGAGGAGAATGAAGTTTCTGTTCTGGATGCCTCTGCATCACTTGCAAAGATAGTATTCATCTTAAAACTTTTGACAGAGATTCTGTTAATGTACGCTTCATCCGTTCATGTCCTCCTCCGGAGAGATGGTGAATTAAGTAGCTGCAGGGTCCCTCATCAAAGGGGCTCAACTGGTTTATCCATTGGTGGAATATTTCATCACATTCTTCACAGGTTTATTCCATATTCCCGGAATTCaaagaaggaaaggaaaattgATGGTGACTGGAGGCATAAACTAGCAACGAGGGCTAGTCAATTTCTAGTTGCATCTTGTGTGCGTTCTGTGGAGGCAAGGAAGAGAGTCTTTACAGAGATTAATTGTGTTTTCAATGACTTTGTTGATTCCTCTGATGGTTTCAAACCTCCAAGCAGTGATATGCAGACTTTTGTTGATCTGCTAAATGATATACTAGTTGCTCGTACACCAACTGGTTCATGCATCTCAGCAGAAGCTTCTGCCACTTTTATAGATGTTGGTTTGGTTGCATCATTAACACGCACCCTTGAAGTGTTGGATTTGGATCATGCTGAGTCACCTAAAGTCGTCACAGGGCTCATCAAAGCTTTGGAACTTGTAACCAAGGAGCATGTCCATTCTGCTGATTCTTCTGCTATCAAAGGTGAGAATTCAGTCAAACCTACTGATCATAATCAGTCTGGGAGAGCAGATAATATTGTTGATGCATCACAGTCCATGGAAGTGGCATCTCAGTCCAATCATGACGCAGTTGCAGCTGATGGTGTTGAGTCTTTCAATACCGTCCAAAACTATGGTGGGTCTGAAGCTGTTACCGATGATATGGAACATGACCAGGATCTTGATGGAGGTTTTGCTCCTGCTACTGAGGATGATTATATGCAAGAAACCTCTGAGGATGCAAGGGGTCTTGAAAACGGTGTAGAAACTGTGGGGATTCATTTTGAAATCCAGCCCCATGAGCAAGAAAAccttgatgatgatgaggacGAGGAGATGTCTGGGGATGATGGGGATGAAGtggatgaagatgaagatgaagatgatgagGACCATAATGATTTGGAGGAAGATGATGTACATCACCTGTCTCATCCTGACACAGATCAAGATGATCATgagattgatgatgatgagtttGATGATGAAGTATtagaagaagatgatgaggATGATGGGGATGATGAGGGTGGAGTTATTCTAAGGTTGGAGGAGGGTATCAATGGAATGGATGTGTTTGACCATATTGAAGTTTTTGGCAGAGATCACAGTTTTGCCAATGAAACTCTTCATGTAATGCCAGTTGAAGTTTTTGGTTCTAGACGTCAAGGGCGTACTACATCCATTTACAGTCTTTTGGGGCGCAGTGGTGAGAATTCAGCCCCCTCAAGGCATCCTCTTTTATTGGGCCCTTCATCACTACGCTCAGCCTCTCAAAGACAGTCAG AAAATGCACATGATATGATTCTTTCAGACAGAAACTCGGACAGCACCTCATCACGGTTGGATACTATTTTCCGGTCTTTGAGGAATGGGCGTCACAGCCATCGTTTGAACTTGTGGGTTGATGAGAGCCAGCAAAGCAGTGGGTCAAGTGCAGCTACTGTACCACAAGGGCTTGAAGAGTTGCTTGTTTCACAATTGAGGCGACCAGTCTCTGTGAAATCTTCTGATCACAATACATCAACAGTGGAACCTCAGACCCATGGTGAAGGTAGTCAATTACAGGAATCAGGGGCTGGTGCAAGGCCTGAGAATCTTGTAGAAAACAatgtaaataatgaaaatgctAATGCGCCTCCATCTGCAGCAGTTGATACGTCTGTCAATGCTGATGTGAGACCTGCAGTAAACGATTCTCTACAAGGAACTGATGCAACCAGTATACATTCACAATCTGTTGAAATGCAATTTGAGCAGAATGATGCAGCTGTTCGCGATGTTGAAGCAGTGAGCCAAGAAAGTAGTGGTAGTGGGGCTACTTTAGGGGAAAGCCTCCGAAGCCTTGATGTTGAGATTGGAAGTGCAGATGGCCATGATGATGGAGGAGAAAGGCAAGGTTCTTCAGACCGAACTCCTGATCCACAGGCTGCTCGTGTGAGAAGAACAAATGTGTCTTTTGGGAATTCTACAGCTGCTGGTGGGAGGGATGCACCTCTTCATAGTGTTACTGAGGTTTCAGAGAATTCTAGTCGAGAAGCAGATCAAGATAGTACAGCTGCAGAGCAGCAGATAAACAGTGATGCTGCTTCTGGATCAATTGATCCTGCATTTTTGGATGCTCTCCCTGAGGAGTTGCGTGCTGAAGTTCTTTCGGCTCAGCAGGGCCAAGTGGCGCAGCCTTCAAGTGCTGAACAACAGAATTCTGGTGATATCGATCCAGAGTTTCTTGCAGCCCTTCCCCCAGATATCCGAGCAGAAGTCCTTGCACAACAGCAAGCACAAAGGCTTCATCAATCTCAGGAACTCGAAGGTCAACCAGTTGAAATGGACACGGTGTCAATAATTGCAACATTTCCTTCAGATTTGCGAGAAGAG GTTCTCTTAACGTCATCTGATGCTATTCTTGCTAATCTCACGCCTGCCCTTGTTGCGGAGGCAAACATGTTGCGTGAGAGATTTGCACATCGCTATCATAATCGTGCCTTGTTTGGTATGTATCCAAGGAATCGCAGAGGTGAATCTTCTAGGAGAAGTGAAGGTATTGGATCCAGCCTGGACAGGATGGGGGGAAGTATTGTGTCACGTAGATCTGTTTCTGCTAAGATAATTGAAGCTGAAGGAGCCCCTTTAGTTGGCACAGAAGCTCTTCAAGCAATGGTTCGGTTACTTCGGATTGTTCAG CCACTGTATAAAGGTTCATTGCAGAAGCTTCTCTTGAATTTATGTGCTCATAATGAAACCAGAACAGCTCTAGTTAAAATCTTGATGGACATGCTGATGCTTGATGCCAGAAAACCTGGCAGTTATTCAAATGCAATTGAACCACCATACAGGCTCTATGGTTGCCAGAATAATGTTATGTATTCTCGTCCTCAACATTTTGATG GAGTTCCTCCTTTGGTGTCTAGACGAGTTCTTGAAACTCTCACTTACTTGGCTCGAAATCATCCATATGTTGCTAAGATTTTACTTCAGTTTAGATTGCCTCTTCCTACCCAACAAGAGCTAAGGAATATTGATCAGTCACGTGGAAAAGCTTTGATGACTGAGGAGCAGCGGGAAGGATATATTTCCATTGCCTTGCTTTTGAGCCTTCTCAATCAACCCCTGTACTTGAGAAGTATAGCACATCTTGAGCAG CTGCTTAACCTGTTGGATGTCATCATTGACCATGTGGAAAGGAAGCCCCGTTCATCTGAGAAATCAAGGGCATCTTCCACTGAACAAATACCTGCTTTGCAAATTTCAATGTCAGATGCTGACATTACTGCTGAGAAACATGATGCTCCTGAGGTTGCTGATTCATCCACACCCTCAACGTCTGGTGTAAGTAATGAATGTGATGCGCAGACTGTACTGACCAATCTCCCTCGAGCAGAGCTCCGACTTTTATGCTCATTGCTTGCACGGGAAGG TTTGTCAGATAATGCATATGGTCTGGTGGCAGAGGTAATGAAAAAGCTAGTGGCTATTGCTCCAAGCCATTGTCATCTGTTTATTTCTGAGCTAGCTGATGCTGtacaaaatttgattaaatctGCCATGGATGAGTTACGAATGTTTGGTGAAGCAGTGAAAGCACTACTCAGCACAACATCTTCTGATGGAGCTGCAATTTTAAGGGTCTTACAGGCACTAAGTTCTCTTGTTGCTTCATTAACCGAGAAAGAAAAGGATCTACAGCTTCTTCCTGATATGGAGCGTTCTTCAGCTCTTTCTCAGGTGTGGGACATCAATGCAGCTTTAGAACCTTTGTGGATAGAGTTGAGCACTTGCATAAGCAAAATAGAGAGCTTTTCAGATTCTGCACCAGATTTATTAGCTCCATCCAAGACTTCCATATCAAGACAATCTGGTGTAACACCACCCCTTCCTGCAGGCACTCAAAACATCTTACCATATATAGAATCTTTCTTTGTGATGTGTGAGAAGTTACATCCTGCACAACCAGGTTCTGGTCATGATTTTGGCATGGCTGCACTTTCTGATGTTGAAGATGCCAGCACATCTACTGGCCAGCAGAAAACTGCTGGTCCTGTCtcaaaatttgatgaaaaacatGTTGCCTTTGTGAAGTTCTCAGAGAAGCATAGGAAGTTGTTAAATGCTTTCATCCGCCAAAATCCTGGACTGCTTGAGAAGTCATTTTCACTTATGTTGAAAGTTCCCCGCTTTGTTGATTTTGATAATAAACGTGCCCACTTCAGGTCCAAAATAAAGCATCAACATGATCATCATCACAGTCCTCTAAGAATATCGGTTAGAAGAGCTTACATACTTGAGGATTCTTATAATCAACTACGGATGCGGTCAACTCAAGATTTGAAGGGGAGGTTAACTGTTCACTTCCAAGGAGAGGAAGGTATTGATGCTGGTGGGCTTACAAGGGAATGGTATCAGCTATTGTCCAGGGTTATATTTGACAAAGGAGCATTGCTTTTCACTACGGTGGGCAATGAGTCAACATTCCAGCCTAACCCCAACTCAGTCTACCAAACGGAACATCTTTCGTACTTCAAATTTGTTGGGCGAGTT GTTGGCAAAGCACTTTTTGATGGGCAACTCTTGGATGTCCACTTTACTCGATCTTTCTACAAGCATATCTTAGGGGTCAAAGTTACTTACCATGACATTGAAGCAATTGATCCTGATTACTTCAAAAACCTAAAGTGGATGCTTGAG AATGATATTAGTGACGTCCTAGACCTTACTTTTAGCATTGATGCTGATGAGGAGAAGCTGATACTGTATGAAAGGACACAG GTGACTGACTATGAGCTGATTCCTGGTGGTCGGAATATTAAAGTTACTGAGGAGAATAAACACcaatatgttgatttagttGCTGAACATCGTTTGACAACTGCTATTCGTCCTCAAATAAATGCGTTTTTGGAAGGATTCAATGAATTAATTCCTAGAGAATTAATAtctatttttaatgataaGGAGCTGGAGTTACTAATAAGTGGTCTTCCAGATATCGATT TGGATGACATGAGGGCAAATACAGAGTATTCTGGGTATAGTGCAGCATCCCCTGTTATACAGTGGTTTTGGGAGGTTGTTCAAGGGTTCAGCAAGGAGGATAAGGCTCGACTTCTACAGTTTGTGACAGGCACCTCAAAG GTACCTTTGGAAGGATTTACCGCACTTCAAGGAATTTCAGGTTCACAGAAGTTTCAGATACACAAAGCATATGGCAGCCCTGATCACTTGCCTTCTGCGCATACCTG TTTCAATCAATTGGATTTACCGGAGTATCCTTCTAAGGAACATCTAGAAGAAAGATTGCTGCTTGCAATTCATGAAGCCAACGAAGGGTTTGGATTCGGTTAA